A section of the Spirochaeta isovalerica genome encodes:
- a CDS encoding LuxR C-terminal-related transcriptional regulator, translated as MSSFVLATISILSGAFSLGAVSIVYMQFRTRIVRFMLLFILSLFLISTGFWSSALIRIPGLSRESVEPFLLLLQSAGSTINIIVLPYFMAALINLSLPPSAWKLVWLWNSLFIAGIVISYLLPGFTRFLPLMGAMLVITIVFWLIVAGLRRRTIRDRLLKKSILFFIIASAAFVPLLVLDMMITSIPIQSLSFLDNFSLPVYLMTINAGSFLFAGSFLNRDPLADESGVTDRFRQTYNISERETELVNKLLEGLSNREIADQLCISVKTVENHLYNIYRKTDVSARGQLIHMLHSWEKG; from the coding sequence GTGAGTTCTTTTGTGCTGGCGACCATTTCCATTTTATCCGGGGCTTTTTCGCTCGGTGCCGTTTCGATAGTCTATATGCAGTTCAGGACGCGGATCGTCAGGTTTATGCTGCTTTTTATCCTGTCTCTTTTTCTTATTTCTACAGGGTTCTGGTCCAGCGCGCTGATCCGGATCCCCGGTTTGTCCCGGGAGTCAGTTGAGCCTTTTCTTCTCCTTTTGCAGTCAGCGGGAAGCACCATCAATATTATCGTGCTCCCCTATTTCATGGCGGCGCTGATTAATCTCTCTCTCCCGCCATCGGCCTGGAAACTTGTCTGGCTCTGGAACAGTCTGTTTATTGCCGGTATTGTCATCTCCTATCTTCTGCCCGGCTTTACCCGTTTTCTTCCCCTTATGGGTGCCATGCTGGTTATAACGATTGTGTTCTGGCTGATCGTCGCCGGATTGAGGAGAAGAACGATCCGGGATAGGCTCCTGAAAAAATCGATTCTGTTTTTTATTATCGCCTCGGCAGCTTTTGTGCCGCTGCTCGTATTGGATATGATGATAACTTCAATCCCCATACAATCCCTCTCTTTTCTCGATAATTTCAGTCTGCCCGTCTATCTTATGACTATCAATGCGGGCAGTTTTCTTTTTGCCGGTTCTTTTCTCAACAGAGACCCTCTGGCGGATGAATCGGGAGTCACCGACCGCTTCCGGCAGACTTATAATATTTCAGAAAGAGAAACGGAACTGGTTAACAAACTTCTGGAAGGATTAAGTAACAGGGAGATTGCCGATCAGTTATGCATTTCTGTCAAAACAGTGGAAAACCACCTCTACAACATTTACCGGAAAACGGATGTTTCAGCACGCGGGCAGCTTATCCATATGCTGCACAGCTGGGAAAAGGGGTAG
- a CDS encoding 2-oxoacid:acceptor oxidoreductase family protein yields MHEEIIISGFGGQGVLLAGKLLCIAAMREGKHVSHIPSYGAEMRGGTAHCKVIISDEEISSPVIEHPTIVIALNTPSMHKFEPKMAEGGMMLYNSSLIQDKPSRSDIKVESVNANDISEAAGSLRAANMAALGYLLKVKPEIASMDALKEALDEAISARNKKHNPINIKIMEAGYQS; encoded by the coding sequence ATGCATGAAGAAATAATCATTTCGGGATTCGGCGGTCAGGGCGTTCTCCTCGCGGGCAAGCTGCTCTGCATAGCGGCAATGAGAGAGGGAAAACACGTGTCCCATATTCCCTCCTACGGGGCGGAAATGCGCGGGGGAACAGCTCATTGCAAGGTGATAATATCCGATGAGGAGATATCCTCTCCCGTCATTGAGCATCCCACTATCGTTATCGCTCTCAACACTCCGTCCATGCACAAGTTCGAGCCGAAAATGGCGGAAGGCGGAATGATGCTTTACAACAGCTCTCTTATCCAGGACAAGCCCTCGCGGTCTGACATCAAAGTGGAGAGCGTCAATGCCAATGATATATCCGAAGCGGCCGGTTCGCTGAGAGCTGCCAATATGGCGGCATTGGGCTATCTTCTTAAAGTCAAACCGGAAATCGCTTCCATGGACGCTTTGAAAGAGGCGCTCGATGAAGCTATCTCGGCGAGAAACAAGAAGCACAACCCGATCAATATCAAGATTATGGAAGCCGGCTACCAGAGCTGA
- a CDS encoding thiamine pyrophosphate-dependent enzyme, which translates to MTEELIYTRPESLKEKKTHYCPGCGHGIIHKLLAEVMDELGIREEAIVVAPVGCSVLIYDYINADGIEAAHGRAPAVATGVKRVHPDKIVISYQGDGDLLAIGTGETIHAANRGENISVIFVNNAIYGMTGGQMAPTTMSEQITKTTPYGRDVEDVGYPIRACEMMNTLVAPVYIERTSIHDVKNIRKTKKAIKKALQNQMEGKGYSFVEILSTCPTNWGVAPVKAAQWVESAMVPYYPLGVFREEKEKI; encoded by the coding sequence ATGACGGAAGAATTAATATATACCAGACCAGAATCGTTAAAAGAAAAGAAAACCCACTACTGTCCGGGATGCGGACACGGGATTATTCACAAGCTTCTCGCAGAGGTTATGGATGAGCTCGGTATCCGGGAAGAGGCCATTGTCGTCGCTCCGGTAGGATGTTCGGTGCTTATTTATGACTATATCAATGCCGATGGCATCGAAGCGGCTCACGGTAGAGCGCCCGCTGTCGCTACGGGAGTCAAACGGGTACATCCCGATAAAATCGTCATTTCCTATCAGGGAGACGGCGACCTGCTGGCGATCGGTACGGGCGAAACCATCCACGCGGCCAACAGAGGGGAAAACATATCAGTCATTTTCGTCAACAATGCCATTTACGGTATGACCGGCGGCCAGATGGCTCCGACTACCATGTCTGAGCAGATAACGAAAACCACTCCTTACGGCCGCGACGTTGAGGATGTGGGGTACCCCATCAGGGCCTGTGAGATGATGAACACTCTTGTCGCTCCGGTCTACATCGAGAGGACTTCTATTCACGACGTCAAGAATATAAGAAAGACAAAAAAGGCGATCAAAAAAGCACTGCAGAATCAGATGGAAGGAAAAGGGTATTCCTTTGTGGAAATCCTCTCTACCTGTCCTACCAACTGGGGCGTAGCTCCGGTTAAAGCCGCCCAATGGGTGGAAAGCGCTATGGTTCCCTATTATCCCCTCGGAGTATTCCGCGAAGAAAAGGAGAAAATCTGA
- a CDS encoding 3-methyl-2-oxobutanoate dehydrogenase subunit VorB gives MSKSVLMKGNEVLAEAAIRAGCTHYFGYPITPQNEIPAYMSKEMPRRGGCFLQAESEVAAINMVFGASGAGARVMTSSSSPGMSLKQEGISYLAGAELPCVVVNMMRGGPGLGGIAGSQADYFQATRGGGNGDYRTIVLAPGNVQEIADLTVQAFDLADKYRMVVMILGDGYLGQMSEPVILPEPDIKPVPKPWAVSGAKGREPNKVMSLRLTPEDYLEKHNIHLQELYKKVEGEATQSESFMTDDADYLIVSYGTSSRIARKAVKMLRREGVKVGLFRPITLWPFPMKELHELSKKVKKVLTVEMSAGQMLEDVNIAVNGVTEVDFLGKLGGALPEANEIVKIVKSYG, from the coding sequence ATGAGTAAATCAGTTCTAATGAAAGGGAACGAAGTTCTGGCGGAAGCGGCCATCCGGGCCGGATGCACCCATTACTTCGGATATCCCATAACTCCGCAGAATGAAATTCCGGCTTATATGTCCAAGGAAATGCCCCGGAGAGGCGGTTGTTTTCTTCAGGCGGAGAGCGAAGTCGCCGCTATTAATATGGTTTTCGGTGCTTCCGGAGCCGGAGCCCGGGTTATGACCTCATCATCATCGCCGGGTATGTCTTTGAAACAGGAGGGAATCTCCTATCTGGCCGGCGCGGAACTGCCCTGCGTTGTGGTCAATATGATGAGAGGCGGTCCCGGTCTCGGCGGTATCGCCGGTTCCCAGGCCGATTATTTCCAGGCGACGAGAGGAGGCGGTAACGGGGATTACAGAACCATCGTACTGGCTCCCGGTAACGTTCAGGAAATCGCGGACCTCACAGTTCAGGCCTTCGATCTGGCAGATAAGTACAGAATGGTTGTCATGATTCTGGGAGACGGTTATCTGGGTCAGATGTCCGAACCGGTCATCCTTCCCGAACCGGATATTAAACCGGTTCCCAAGCCCTGGGCTGTTTCAGGCGCCAAAGGGAGAGAGCCCAACAAGGTTATGTCTCTCCGCCTGACGCCGGAAGATTATCTGGAAAAACACAATATCCATCTTCAGGAACTCTATAAAAAAGTGGAAGGCGAAGCGACTCAGTCCGAGTCTTTTATGACCGATGACGCCGATTACCTGATCGTCTCCTATGGAACGTCCTCCCGTATTGCGCGGAAAGCTGTAAAAATGCTGCGCAGGGAAGGTGTAAAAGTCGGACTGTTCCGGCCGATTACACTCTGGCCTTTCCCCATGAAGGAACTGCATGAACTTTCGAAAAAAGTGAAAAAAGTCCTTACGGTGGAAATGAGCGCCGGACAGATGCTGGAAGATGTCAATATCGCTGTAAACGGTGTCACCGAAGTGGATTTCCTCGGTAAACTGGGCGGAGCTCTGCCCGAAGCGAATGAAATTGTTAAAATAGTAAAGAGCTACGGGTGA
- a CDS encoding 4Fe-4S dicluster domain-containing protein, which translates to MARGRPEIDIERCKGCGLCTAACPQKILEMSIETNNQGNSYSYCIDLSKCTGCSMCAVQCPDSAIQIYKIKEEAAKA; encoded by the coding sequence ATGGCTAGAGGTAGACCAGAGATTGATATCGAGAGATGTAAGGGCTGCGGTTTATGTACAGCTGCCTGTCCGCAGAAAATTCTCGAAATGTCCATCGAAACCAACAATCAGGGGAATAGCTATTCCTATTGTATCGACCTGTCAAAATGCACAGGGTGCTCCATGTGCGCCGTCCAGTGCCCCGATTCAGCTATACAGATATATAAAATCAAAGAGGAGGCGGCCAAAGCATGA
- a CDS encoding YaiI/YqxD family protein codes for MRVWVDADSCPRPVREIVERAAKRESIPLIYTANRPIPMEENELFSMVVTESKDQSADLYIVDNVRGDDLVITRDIPLADQLVEKDIAVLNDRGVLYTRENIKERLSVRNFMYELREYGGGVERHSAFGPKEKQAFANAFDRQLRIMLK; via the coding sequence ATGAGGGTCTGGGTCGATGCCGACTCCTGTCCCCGCCCTGTCAGAGAGATTGTGGAACGGGCGGCGAAAAGGGAATCCATTCCGCTGATATATACAGCCAACAGACCAATCCCCATGGAGGAGAACGAACTTTTCTCCATGGTTGTCACCGAATCGAAGGACCAGAGCGCCGATCTCTACATCGTCGACAATGTGAGAGGGGACGATCTAGTCATAACCCGCGACATTCCGCTGGCCGACCAGCTCGTAGAAAAGGATATAGCTGTTCTCAATGACCGCGGCGTGCTCTATACGAGAGAAAATATCAAGGAACGTCTTTCCGTCAGAAACTTTATGTATGAGCTCCGGGAATACGGCGGAGGCGTGGAGAGACACAGTGCTTTCGGACCGAAAGAGAAGCAGGCTTTCGCCAACGCATTCGATAGACAACTAAGAATAATGTTGAAATAA
- the manA gene encoding mannose-6-phosphate isomerase, class I, with the protein MKEIKLFKMKNVIQEYAWGSPDAIPGLLGIDNPEKKPKAELWMGAHGKAPSRIEQGNKEIPLDQYIRENKVAVLGGKLAEKYGNLPFLFKVLAAGSPLSIQVHPNKKQAEKGFARENSLGIAIDAFNRNYKDDNHKPEIICALTEFWAMRGFRPFQDIADRFEALDIPSFRRETAAFRSNLTSEGLETFFNALMSLEGEKKDRFIRELTGAAAGIQGDEYQWVLRLYEKYSDDAAIAAPLYLNLLKLEPGQALYLSAGELHAYLDGLGMELMASSDNVLRGGLTPKYIDREELGNIVNFNGSEPEILQARATDPLTEIYRTPSKEFELARLSLRRGGASYDTASIGSVQILFLTEGSADFTSADGEILHAEKGESLFIPAGAPSWMVEGDALIFRASVPEDGAL; encoded by the coding sequence ATGAAAGAAATCAAACTCTTCAAAATGAAGAATGTCATCCAGGAATACGCCTGGGGTTCTCCCGACGCCATTCCCGGACTCCTGGGGATAGATAATCCCGAAAAAAAGCCTAAAGCCGAATTATGGATGGGAGCTCATGGCAAAGCGCCTTCCCGGATTGAGCAGGGAAATAAAGAGATCCCTCTCGATCAATACATAAGGGAGAATAAAGTAGCCGTTCTCGGCGGAAAACTTGCTGAAAAATACGGAAACCTGCCTTTTTTATTCAAAGTCCTTGCCGCCGGCAGTCCGCTTTCCATACAGGTTCATCCAAATAAGAAACAGGCCGAAAAGGGATTCGCCAGGGAAAACAGCCTGGGTATAGCCATCGATGCCTTCAATAGAAATTACAAGGATGACAATCATAAACCGGAAATTATCTGCGCCCTGACGGAGTTCTGGGCCATGAGAGGATTCAGGCCTTTTCAGGATATTGCGGATCGCTTCGAAGCTCTGGATATTCCTTCCTTCCGCAGAGAGACAGCGGCATTCAGATCGAACCTCACCTCCGAAGGACTGGAAACTTTTTTCAACGCCCTCATGTCGCTGGAGGGTGAAAAAAAGGACAGATTCATTCGAGAGCTGACCGGAGCCGCTGCGGGAATACAGGGCGATGAGTACCAATGGGTTCTCCGCCTTTATGAAAAATACAGTGACGATGCCGCCATTGCCGCCCCATTATATCTGAATCTCCTGAAGCTGGAGCCCGGACAGGCCCTTTATCTATCGGCCGGAGAACTGCACGCCTATCTGGACGGTCTGGGAATGGAACTCATGGCCAGTTCCGACAACGTTCTGCGCGGAGGGCTGACGCCGAAATACATCGACCGCGAGGAACTGGGAAACATTGTCAATTTCAACGGCTCCGAGCCGGAAATCCTTCAGGCCCGGGCCACTGATCCCCTTACAGAAATTTACAGGACACCTTCAAAGGAGTTCGAACTTGCGAGACTTTCTCTCCGAAGAGGAGGGGCCTCCTATGATACGGCTTCCATAGGGTCAGTGCAGATTTTATTTCTGACAGAAGGCTCAGCCGATTTTACTTCAGCCGATGGAGAAATCCTGCATGCGGAGAAAGGGGAGTCTCTGTTCATTCCCGCGGGAGCTCCATCGTGGATGGTAGAAGGAGATGCCCTCATCTTCAGAGCTTCCGTTCCGGAGGATGGCGCTTTATGA
- a CDS encoding galactokinase, whose amino-acid sequence MEKIDDAVQRLGDFFYDDRLSELYGTANVGTQRQRYINLLNWHKAFFNVEKAMILSSPGRTELGGNQTDHNGGIVLAAAVNVDSVAVVTKTDDTVVTVNSENFPLFKVDLTDLEKREDESGKTEALIRGVAASLARKGYRIGGFKASIVSDVLPGSGLSSSASIEILLGTIFNSLYNDNAVSITELALFGKEAENHYFGKHCGLMDPLACGTGGIIAMDFREGETPQITPIDLYFDDFEYELFIIHTGGSYSRLDEDFNSIPAEMKEAASVLGKNICRETTEVDLLAEMPAIREKFGDRTFLRAIHFFRENRRVKEMIDCLLHNDFETYLKLVSRSGNSSFKYLQNCYSAKDVKKQGIPVGLAICEGFLDGHGVCRVHGGGFAGTIQAYVPRDRAEDFQLFMGSIFGEDSVRMLKIREASAGPVLLT is encoded by the coding sequence TTGGAAAAAATAGATGATGCGGTTCAAAGGCTGGGAGATTTTTTTTACGATGACAGACTTTCCGAACTATACGGCACGGCCAATGTGGGAACACAGAGGCAGCGCTATATAAATCTGCTCAATTGGCATAAAGCCTTTTTCAATGTGGAAAAAGCCATGATTCTGAGCAGCCCCGGGCGGACTGAGCTGGGAGGAAACCAGACGGACCACAATGGCGGGATTGTTCTGGCCGCAGCTGTAAATGTGGATTCCGTTGCTGTGGTAACCAAAACCGATGACACCGTCGTTACAGTGAATTCGGAAAATTTCCCCCTTTTTAAAGTTGATCTGACAGACCTGGAAAAGAGAGAAGACGAGTCGGGAAAGACAGAAGCCCTCATTCGCGGAGTTGCCGCATCCCTGGCCAGGAAGGGCTATAGGATCGGAGGATTCAAAGCCTCCATCGTTTCGGACGTCCTTCCGGGTTCGGGTCTGAGCTCATCGGCCAGTATCGAGATCCTGCTCGGAACGATTTTCAACAGTCTCTACAACGATAACGCTGTGTCCATTACCGAACTGGCCCTTTTCGGAAAAGAAGCGGAGAACCATTACTTCGGCAAGCACTGCGGATTGATGGACCCCCTCGCCTGCGGTACCGGCGGGATAATCGCAATGGATTTCCGGGAAGGGGAAACGCCGCAGATAACGCCCATAGACCTGTACTTTGATGATTTCGAATATGAGCTTTTCATCATTCATACGGGAGGCAGTTACAGCCGCCTGGATGAAGATTTCAACTCCATTCCGGCTGAAATGAAAGAAGCGGCATCGGTCCTGGGAAAGAATATATGCCGGGAAACCACCGAAGTGGATCTTCTGGCGGAAATGCCCGCCATAAGGGAAAAGTTCGGAGACAGGACTTTTCTCAGGGCCATTCATTTCTTCAGAGAAAACAGAAGAGTAAAGGAAATGATAGATTGCCTTCTCCACAATGACTTCGAAACTTACCTGAAACTGGTCAGCCGTTCGGGCAACTCCTCTTTCAAATACCTGCAGAACTGTTATTCCGCAAAAGATGTGAAAAAACAGGGGATTCCCGTCGGCCTGGCTATTTGTGAAGGATTTCTCGACGGACATGGCGTCTGCCGCGTTCACGGCGGAGGATTCGCCGGTACCATTCAGGCTTATGTCCCCCGGGACAGAGCTGAAGATTTCCAGCTTTTCATGGGTTCGATTTTCGGAGAGGATTCGGTCAGGATGCTGAAAATCCGGGAAGCCTCAGCCGGTCCGGTTCTATTGACTTAA
- a CDS encoding diphosphate--fructose-6-phosphate 1-phosphotransferase translates to MSNISALQKARYSYQPKLPTALRGDITKITCSMGAPTESIADQAEVKALFENTYGAPIARFTEGSNDFASKTINAGVILSGGQAPGGHNVIAGIYDALKKANSSNKLFGFLRGPDGIINGDLVEIDDKFMNEYRNTGGFDMIGSGRTKLETEEHFEKSRKVCEANGINSVIIIGGDDSNTNGAVLAEYFKKTNAGITVVGAPKTIDGDLKNEYIETSFGFDTATKTYSELIGNIEKDANSAKKYWHFIKLMGRSASHIGLECALQTQPNICIISEEVEKKQMTLAQVVEDVTQVIVKRAARGDNFGVALIPEGLIEFIPEVGKLIAEINDLLAHDADEFAALEDGEAQKTWLAGKLSAEAAPVFTSLPAGIQAQLLMDRDPHGNVQVSLIETEKMIIEMVGKRLKELKAEGKYNGKFSTQAHFFGYEGRCAFPSNFDADYCYSLGYSAFILLAQGLTGYISNVAELHKPADQWVAGGVPLTMMMNMEQRHGHMKPVIKKALVELDGAPFKLFASQRDKWAVETAYTFPGAIQYYGPTEVCDQPTKTLLAEKA, encoded by the coding sequence ATGAGTAATATTTCTGCATTGCAGAAGGCCAGGTACAGCTACCAGCCCAAACTTCCCACAGCACTGAGAGGCGACATAACAAAAATAACCTGTTCCATGGGTGCCCCCACGGAATCCATCGCGGACCAGGCTGAAGTCAAAGCCCTTTTTGAAAATACCTACGGCGCCCCTATTGCCAGATTTACCGAAGGGTCCAATGATTTCGCGTCCAAAACCATTAACGCGGGAGTCATCCTTTCAGGCGGACAGGCCCCCGGCGGCCACAACGTTATTGCGGGAATTTACGATGCTCTGAAAAAAGCCAACAGCAGCAATAAACTCTTCGGATTTCTCCGCGGGCCTGATGGAATCATCAACGGCGATCTTGTAGAGATCGATGACAAGTTTATGAATGAATACCGCAACACCGGCGGATTCGATATGATCGGTTCGGGACGGACCAAACTGGAAACGGAAGAGCATTTCGAGAAATCCAGAAAAGTCTGCGAAGCCAACGGCATCAATTCGGTAATCATCATCGGCGGTGACGATTCCAACACGAACGGCGCGGTTCTCGCCGAATACTTTAAGAAGACAAATGCGGGCATCACTGTCGTCGGAGCTCCCAAGACCATCGACGGCGATCTGAAGAACGAATATATCGAAACCTCCTTCGGTTTCGACACCGCGACAAAAACATACTCCGAGCTTATCGGTAATATTGAAAAAGACGCCAACTCGGCGAAGAAATACTGGCACTTCATCAAACTGATGGGTAGAAGCGCCTCGCACATCGGTCTCGAATGCGCGCTCCAGACTCAGCCCAACATCTGCATCATCTCTGAAGAAGTCGAGAAAAAACAGATGACGCTGGCCCAGGTCGTGGAAGACGTAACCCAGGTTATCGTGAAGAGAGCCGCCAGGGGAGACAACTTCGGCGTGGCCCTCATTCCCGAAGGACTGATAGAATTTATCCCCGAAGTGGGTAAACTGATCGCCGAAATCAACGACCTTCTGGCCCATGACGCCGATGAGTTCGCCGCGCTCGAAGATGGGGAAGCACAGAAAACATGGCTGGCGGGAAAACTGTCAGCGGAAGCGGCTCCCGTATTCACTAGCCTTCCTGCGGGAATCCAGGCGCAGCTTCTTATGGACAGAGACCCCCACGGAAACGTTCAGGTTTCCCTTATCGAAACAGAAAAAATGATTATCGAAATGGTCGGAAAGAGACTGAAAGAGCTTAAAGCCGAAGGCAAATACAACGGCAAGTTCAGCACTCAGGCCCACTTCTTCGGATATGAAGGAAGATGCGCCTTCCCCTCCAACTTCGATGCGGACTATTGCTACTCTCTCGGTTATTCCGCCTTTATTCTTCTGGCTCAGGGACTGACCGGATACATTTCCAACGTGGCGGAACTTCACAAACCGGCCGACCAGTGGGTTGCCGGCGGCGTTCCCCTGACCATGATGATGAACATGGAGCAGAGACACGGACACATGAAGCCCGTTATAAAAAAGGCTCTGGTTGAACTGGACGGAGCGCCCTTCAAGCTCTTCGCTTCCCAGAGAGACAAATGGGCTGTGGAAACAGCTTACACATTCCCCGGCGCCATCCAGTACTACGGACCGACGGAAGTCTGCGATCAGCCTACCAAAACACTGCTTGCGGAAAAAGCATAA
- a CDS encoding J domain-containing protein codes for MSRLKNYYEILNVDRTSSQEQIKAAFRKLAQIHHPDKNSGSSRSGLIFRSIHEAYSILSREEKRKQYDNYLENSRIQPVQSGPASGATDDESAVETLCSRLNFIFWEIEDIFTPGKNKADLDIRKYSGASIRRWLLTILIFIDRWVLTPAGYGDYFFQARLIDNRQSYETLTKSFNPFHHNPYMSFNGYFYKIRLRLDKFINGIRLSDLQEKLPGSELTLMDCIYESLNMSYHYLGAIHMILSGKSETVPHFTHKPGFSDRESPILLS; via the coding sequence ATGAGCCGATTGAAAAATTACTATGAAATACTGAATGTCGACCGTACCTCATCACAGGAACAGATAAAAGCGGCATTCCGCAAACTGGCTCAAATCCACCATCCCGACAAGAACTCCGGTTCATCGCGGTCCGGACTTATCTTCCGGTCTATCCACGAAGCCTACTCGATACTTTCCCGGGAAGAGAAGCGGAAACAGTACGACAATTATCTGGAAAACAGCAGGATCCAGCCGGTTCAGTCTGGCCCGGCTTCGGGTGCCACAGATGATGAATCGGCTGTAGAGACTCTCTGTTCACGGCTGAATTTCATTTTCTGGGAGATCGAGGATATTTTCACACCGGGGAAAAACAAAGCCGACCTTGATATCAGGAAGTACAGCGGCGCCAGTATAAGAAGATGGCTTCTGACAATACTGATTTTCATAGACCGCTGGGTCCTGACCCCTGCGGGATACGGGGATTACTTTTTCCAGGCCCGTCTGATTGACAACCGCCAGTCCTATGAAACCCTGACAAAGAGCTTCAATCCCTTCCATCACAATCCCTATATGAGCTTTAACGGGTATTTCTACAAGATCCGCTTGCGTCTGGATAAATTTATCAACGGAATCAGGCTGAGTGATCTTCAGGAAAAACTCCCCGGCTCGGAACTGACATTAATGGATTGCATTTACGAATCGCTCAATATGTCCTATCACTATCTGGGAGCCATACATATGATTTTGAGCGGGAAAAGCGAAACCGTTCCGCACTTTACCCATAAACCGGGATTTTCCGATCGGGAAAGCCCCATCCTCTTAAGCTGA